GTCCTTTTTTTTGAGGGATGGTTTCTCTGCTTTAAACAGCCGTCCTCAAACCAAACCATCGgtcctccctctgctgtctgcagaggtCGGCTGTTTCAGCTCTGGTCCGTGCTGGAGGAGAGCTCATGATGGACAAAGAAAtgctaacaaacacacattcccaAATAGCaattatgtaaatgtaatttagcaaaacagcagaaacatttgTGCTGACAGATGTTAGGATGTCTCCTTTCTTTGTGCcagaagttttgttttttagattcACTTTGTGGAGCCATGGCTAGAAAACTGAAGATGCCTTTTACATTACCAACTCAAGCTATTTCAGAATTGTATTCTTGGTTATTATGAAGACTCTTAAACCCCAGACTTGTAGACTTTTCCTTAAATGTTTCTTAAACTAGTCTGAAACTGGGGATACACTGATCAGAACAAACTCTGACTGAATGTAAATAATTGTGATGTGATCTTTCTATGTAAGGTGACGTGATATGAAGACACGATCATTATTGGCCCTGCTTTAGCGTCTCTTCACTGGTAagttttagaattgattttcaGCTTTATATCACTGATCTGCTGCTTCTGCATGAGCCAGAGCTTCAGACCATCAGACACGGCCAGTCTGGCTGTTCCTCTTTTATTAAGTGTCTGAATTGATTTGCTTCATTGaggtgaaatgttttaatcCTGATTCAATCACATGAACCACActgtaactttgttttgaaaagtatCGTATCTATATAAAGTTTGTAATTTATTATTTGGACAGAAATTGCTGTAGCACTTAGATTGGAAGATCGATCATGTCTGATACCCAATTGGCTTAATAAGGTAAGTATACTGATACCAACATGGTGGGTCAGATAGATGCATCCCCATCTCTGACTGTATCCTGTGCAGCTGTCATTCATGCAAGAGTCTTGTTATATCAGACACTTGCAGCCACACATTTTGTCTAATCTCCATTCAGTTCTACACAGATGGAAAACCAGACTTTCAGTGAGGATATCATACTCCTAGAGGGCTTAAAGTTCTCCTCCCAGTCCTCCATTCCTGCCTtcgtcctccttctcctcatctaTATTTTTGCTGTGGTGTCAAATGTTAGTTTGGTAGCCCTGATTTTCACGAGTACGAGCCTTCACCAGCCCAtgtatctgctcttctgcaaCATGAGTATTAATGATGTTTTTGGGGCCACGATCGTCACACCACATATACTCAGAGATATTTTCCTGCCACAGTCAGAACGGTACATTACTTATATTGACTGTGTCATTCAGGCCTTCTGTGTTCACCTTTATGCGGGCACCACTCACACTGTACTCATGGTCATGGCGTTTGACCGCAATATGGCCATCTGCAACCCTCTGCGATACACCACCATCATGACCAACAAAATGGTGGTGAGGCTGTCACTGGGGGCCTGGACAGCAGCCTTAGTTCTAGTGGCGATCCTCCTGGGCCTCACTATTCGCTTGTCACGCTGCAGGCACGTTATACTCAACCCATTCTGTGACAACGCTTCCTTGTTCAGCCTCTCTTGTGAAAGTGTCCTCATCAATCACATCTATGGCCTCGGCTACACGGCGGTCCTGCTGGGCTCCTCCATCATCAGCGTATCTCTCACCTACCTGAAAATCGCTGCAGTGTGTCTACGCAGTAAGAACAAGGCGCTGAACAGAAAAGCGCTGCAGACCTGCACCACCCACCTGGCCGTGTACATCTTCCTGCTGTTGTCGGCCTTAATCATTGTCATCCTGCACCGTTTCCCGCAGCTGTCGGACCACAGGAAAGTGGCATCTGTCTTATGTGAAGTGACTCTGCCTGCCTTCAATGCTGTTATCTATGGGCTGCAAATAAAGGAGATCAAGCAGAGGAtcagtgctttgtttttcagctgtaaaatggCTCAAATTAAATTGAAATGATACAAAAAGTGATCAGATAGGTGAACTGTAAATCTGTAAATACTTGTGTTGCGTAGGATACATTTAGAATTTCTGATATTAGCTTCAGTGAAAAGAATCAATTAAATAATTTCTGCAGGGGTCATGTTGAAGTGATGCTCTTTCTGGTCAGTGGAATTTCACAAAAGAGCTCAGTATGGCAGGCTTTATGAATCTGTTAAAATAGAATTATATACATATTCttatttcactttcagtttatATGATCTGTTGCAAATAGTTCTTAAGCAAACACGTTTCCTTTGACAAAGAGAATTGAAACAAGCTTCTTATCATCATTAAACCCTGTCAGTTAAAAATAAGATGTGTCAGAAAAGCTTCTATTATTATAACTAAAAATCAGGATCAACAAGCAGCGAGCTAATGAGCTGCTGAAGATTCAGAGTTTTCTGTGAACGTTTCATTGTTGGTGGTTACAGATCTccaactggaaatgtttttttttcaaattcctAAACAGGCTAGAACCACTTTCATGGGATATGACAGTAATCACTGTTGTGTTAATCATTTCATGACTTAACACATAAGTCACTTCAACACATCTCTTGTCACACAGTGTTGCAGAGTGCCAACATGGGAAGGAGACAGTCAAGACTGCAGGATGATTTTATTAATGAAATGTTTACAGGCAGGTACAGGCAGGTAGACTGGCACGCAGGTTGACAGGTAGCAGGTAGGCACTGTATGTGCAAGTCTGGTTTAACTTGCAGGAAACCAGGGCCCAatacaaaagcaaagcaaaaaacacTCAT
Above is a window of Chaetodon auriga isolate fChaAug3 chromosome 15, fChaAug3.hap1, whole genome shotgun sequence DNA encoding:
- the LOC143333063 gene encoding olfactory receptor-like protein COR4, which produces MENQTFSEDIILLEGLKFSSQSSIPAFVLLLLIYIFAVVSNVSLVALIFTSTSLHQPMYLLFCNMSINDVFGATIVTPHILRDIFLPQSERYITYIDCVIQAFCVHLYAGTTHTVLMVMAFDRNMAICNPLRYTTIMTNKMVVRLSLGAWTAALVLVAILLGLTIRLSRCRHVILNPFCDNASLFSLSCESVLINHIYGLGYTAVLLGSSIISVSLTYLKIAAVCLRSKNKALNRKALQTCTTHLAVYIFLLLSALIIVILHRFPQLSDHRKVASVLCEVTLPAFNAVIYGLQIKEIKQRISALFFSCKMAQIKLK